One genomic region from Leifsonia poae encodes:
- the rfbA gene encoding glucose-1-phosphate thymidylyltransferase RfbA, which translates to MRGIILAGGSGTRLWPITKGISKQLMPIYDKPMVYYPLSTLMMAGVDEVLIITTPEYNDQFRALFGDGSELGIRIEYAVQPSPDGLAQAFIIGEEFIGEESVALVLGDNIFHGAGLGSSLRNHSDIDGALIFAYHVSNPTAYGVVDFDETFTAVSIEEKPAVPKSNYAVPGLYFYDNSVVEIAKSITPSERGELEISTVNERYLHAGKLQVQVLDRGTAWLDTGTFESMMQASEYVRVIEDRQGFKVGCIEEIAWRAGWIDDEQLAKLAAPLAKSGYGVYLQKLLADN; encoded by the coding sequence ATGCGCGGCATCATCCTCGCCGGCGGTTCCGGCACGCGGCTCTGGCCCATCACCAAGGGCATTTCCAAGCAGCTCATGCCGATCTACGACAAGCCGATGGTCTATTACCCGTTGTCGACGCTCATGATGGCCGGGGTCGACGAAGTCCTGATCATTACGACGCCCGAGTACAACGACCAGTTCAGAGCGCTTTTCGGCGACGGCTCCGAGTTGGGCATCCGGATCGAGTACGCCGTGCAGCCCTCGCCCGACGGTCTCGCCCAGGCGTTCATCATCGGCGAAGAGTTCATCGGTGAAGAGAGCGTCGCGCTGGTCCTCGGCGACAACATCTTCCACGGAGCGGGACTGGGCTCCTCGCTCCGCAATCACAGCGATATCGACGGCGCCCTCATCTTCGCCTACCACGTGAGCAACCCGACGGCGTACGGTGTCGTCGATTTCGACGAAACGTTCACAGCGGTCTCGATCGAGGAGAAGCCGGCGGTTCCCAAGAGCAATTACGCGGTTCCCGGGCTGTATTTCTACGACAATTCGGTGGTCGAGATCGCGAAGAGCATCACGCCCAGCGAGCGCGGAGAGCTTGAGATCTCGACGGTGAACGAGCGGTACCTGCACGCCGGGAAGCTGCAGGTGCAGGTGCTCGACCGCGGGACCGCCTGGCTCGACACGGGAACCTTCGAATCGATGATGCAGGCATCGGAGTACGTTCGCGTCATCGAAGACCGGCAGGGGTTCAAGGTCGGCTGCATCGAGGAGATCGCCTGGCGCGCTGGATGGATCGACGACGAGCAGCTCGCGAAGCTCGCGGCGCCGCTGGCGAAGAGCGGGTACGGCGTGTACTTGCAGAAACTGCTCGCCGACAACTAG
- a CDS encoding cell wall-binding repeat-containing protein: MLRSVSPRRSLLAVFCTLAIVAGGLAATEERAEAITVGQLAAFDAGYIISDNNFYNAQAADQATVQAFLNSKVSTCSAGYVCLKSYTQTTPSRAADAMCGAYAGAANELASQIITKVGRACGISQKVLLVLLQKEQSLVTDTSPSASQYRIATGYACPDTSACDSQYYGFANQVYQAAWQFKRYGNPPGTSNYFSWLPVGSPSAIRYHPNAACGTKTVTIRNKATAALYYYTPYTPNASALAHPYGTGDSCSSYGNRNFFSFYTDWFGSPVSTSPPFGAYDSVAFSGGKVTVSGWAIDPAAAATSISVRVDVTDPAGTRISQTVLANGNRPDVGAVYTVIGAGPAHGFSVSTPITGAGGQFSACITMIGTSFNSVGSASLGCRTFFSSVAGGTPSTSRISGADRYSTAALLSKSAYPTAGVPVVYIATGTTFTDAMSAAPAAAAQSGPILLVAAGSVPDPTLTELKRLAPKRIVVIGGTTVIPPAVYNTLAGLTPSISRIGGATRWETSSRIMNSAFPGATSLYLATGTAFPDALSASAAAGAAGRPVLLVDGGASSIDSATRALFAKNKVTSVTIVGGPVAVSAGIAASIGTTGAAVTRIAGADRFTTSNAINQASFTTADSVYLATGVTFPDALAGAAIAGAKKVPLLITPSACLPRFLGQNIAKFGAKSVVVIGGEVALAPAVKALTPC, translated from the coding sequence ATGCTCCGCTCCGTTTCGCCGCGCCGCTCGCTCCTCGCAGTCTTCTGCACACTAGCCATCGTCGCCGGTGGATTGGCCGCCACGGAGGAGCGCGCCGAGGCCATCACGGTCGGGCAGTTGGCCGCCTTCGACGCCGGCTACATCATCAGCGACAACAACTTCTACAACGCGCAGGCGGCCGATCAGGCCACCGTGCAGGCCTTCCTCAACTCAAAAGTCTCGACCTGCAGCGCGGGCTATGTCTGTCTGAAGAGTTACACCCAGACCACCCCGTCCCGCGCGGCCGACGCGATGTGCGGCGCGTATGCGGGCGCGGCCAACGAACTCGCCTCCCAGATCATCACGAAGGTCGGCCGGGCCTGCGGGATCAGCCAGAAGGTCCTCCTCGTGCTGTTGCAGAAGGAGCAGTCTCTCGTCACCGACACATCGCCGAGCGCATCCCAGTACCGCATCGCCACCGGCTACGCCTGCCCGGACACCTCCGCATGCGACTCCCAGTACTACGGTTTCGCCAACCAGGTCTACCAGGCGGCGTGGCAGTTCAAGCGTTACGGGAACCCTCCGGGCACGAGCAACTACTTCAGCTGGCTGCCGGTCGGCTCGCCCTCGGCGATCCGATACCACCCGAACGCCGCGTGCGGCACGAAGACCGTGACCATTCGCAACAAGGCGACCGCGGCGCTGTACTACTACACGCCCTACACTCCGAACGCGTCGGCGCTCGCCCACCCGTACGGCACCGGTGACAGCTGCTCCTCGTACGGCAACCGCAACTTCTTCAGCTTCTACACCGACTGGTTCGGCTCGCCGGTGAGCACCTCGCCTCCGTTCGGTGCCTACGATTCGGTGGCCTTCAGCGGGGGCAAGGTCACTGTGAGCGGCTGGGCCATCGATCCCGCCGCCGCGGCCACCTCGATCTCGGTTCGTGTCGATGTGACGGATCCGGCCGGAACCCGCATCTCGCAGACGGTGCTCGCGAACGGCAACCGACCCGATGTCGGCGCGGTCTACACCGTGATCGGAGCCGGACCCGCTCACGGATTCTCGGTCTCCACCCCCATCACCGGAGCCGGGGGACAGTTCTCTGCCTGCATCACCATGATCGGCACCTCGTTCAATTCGGTCGGCAGCGCCAGTCTCGGCTGCCGCACGTTCTTCTCCTCCGTCGCAGGCGGCACCCCGTCCACGAGCAGGATCAGCGGAGCCGATCGCTATTCGACCGCGGCCCTGCTGTCGAAGTCGGCCTATCCGACGGCGGGCGTGCCGGTCGTCTACATCGCCACCGGAACGACGTTCACCGACGCGATGAGCGCGGCGCCGGCCGCGGCGGCGCAAAGCGGGCCCATCCTCCTCGTGGCCGCCGGCTCGGTGCCCGATCCGACGCTGACCGAACTCAAGCGTCTCGCCCCGAAACGCATCGTCGTCATCGGCGGAACCACCGTGATTCCTCCGGCGGTCTACAACACTCTGGCCGGCCTGACCCCGAGCATCAGCCGGATCGGCGGTGCGACGCGCTGGGAGACCTCGAGCCGGATCATGAACAGTGCGTTCCCCGGGGCGACCTCCCTCTACCTCGCGACCGGGACAGCCTTCCCCGACGCTCTCTCCGCCAGCGCGGCCGCGGGTGCCGCTGGCCGGCCGGTCCTCCTCGTCGACGGGGGCGCGTCGAGCATCGACTCGGCGACCCGGGCACTGTTCGCCAAGAACAAGGTCACCTCGGTGACGATCGTGGGCGGGCCCGTCGCCGTCTCGGCCGGCATCGCCGCCAGCATCGGGACGACCGGCGCCGCCGTGACGAGGATCGCCGGAGCCGACCGGTTCACCACGAGCAATGCGATCAACCAGGCCAGTTTCACAACGGCGGACTCCGTCTACCTCGCCACCGGTGTGACCTTCCCGGACGCTCTGGCCGGGGCCGCGATCGCGGGCGCCAAGAAGGTGCCGCTCCTGATCACACCGTCGGCGTGCCTGCCACGATTCCTCGGGCAGAACATCGCGAAGTTCGGAGCGAAGTCCGTCGTCGTGATCGGCGGCGAGGTCGCTCTCGCACCGGCGGTGAAGGCGCTCACCCCCTGCTGA
- a CDS encoding glycosyltransferase family 2 protein — protein MTLMVRDEADVIGQMVEHHLAQGVDRIIVTDNGSVDGTREILADERWADRLDVRDDPRHLKQQHTTVTAMARDAFELYGADWVINADADEFWFAVDRSQSLHEAFAAIPQEFQTFPVTVTDMIGPPALRGSGLHRLAYRDLRPVERMNEIGILNHATPDAVHIGTNDIVVAQGNHFVNLESKGRPAEGAGIEVLHFPWRSWEQFQRKVRASGAAYARNPELTPSPNHHGMREYARERNGVLFSFYVARHPSDTELREGIANGTLVADERMGATVESVPDVPLDVSAEADELHRTFARAYAAKESADAAELTELLRRTEVFDRTQALEEQLRQAREQVATLEGLVDRFSARRIVRTADALSAASASVRRAVGARAARRIAEAEEARRRQRDDERFTRMRSLLSDRISPALVRGEVSNDALPIMMCLWNRPERIQAILDMLSRQSSPTPVRLILWNNDPRNQELYERVIAEHSLGSLASVELYASPHNIGGIGRFVVARYLWEDGVRGPFIMLDDDQDVTAEFTREMTDAYSPRRVAAWWAFRNHGSYWNRSEIDPNEPADHAGTGGTVIDIDLVDDLAFFGIDPRYLMLEDQWMTHVAAKRNWDVRKAKVAIDQVMDLEENNQYHALLPLKDEFYAFLHGQV, from the coding sequence ATGACGCTCATGGTCCGCGACGAAGCCGATGTGATCGGCCAGATGGTCGAGCACCACCTCGCCCAGGGCGTCGACCGGATCATCGTGACCGATAACGGCTCCGTCGACGGCACCCGTGAGATCCTCGCCGACGAACGCTGGGCCGACCGGCTGGATGTCCGCGACGACCCCCGTCATCTGAAGCAGCAGCACACGACCGTCACCGCGATGGCGCGCGACGCGTTCGAGCTCTACGGGGCCGATTGGGTGATCAACGCCGACGCCGACGAGTTCTGGTTCGCCGTCGACCGGTCCCAGAGCCTGCACGAAGCGTTCGCCGCCATCCCGCAAGAGTTTCAGACCTTCCCGGTCACGGTGACCGACATGATCGGGCCGCCCGCGCTCCGGGGAAGCGGCCTTCACCGGCTCGCCTACCGTGATCTGCGCCCGGTCGAACGGATGAACGAGATCGGCATCCTCAACCATGCGACCCCCGATGCCGTGCACATCGGGACGAACGACATCGTCGTCGCGCAGGGCAATCACTTCGTCAACCTGGAATCGAAGGGCCGCCCGGCGGAGGGCGCGGGCATCGAGGTCCTGCATTTCCCGTGGCGATCGTGGGAGCAGTTCCAGCGCAAGGTCCGCGCGTCAGGAGCGGCCTACGCCCGCAATCCGGAACTCACGCCGAGCCCCAACCATCACGGCATGCGCGAGTACGCTCGCGAACGGAACGGCGTGCTCTTCAGCTTCTATGTCGCCCGTCACCCCTCCGACACGGAGCTGCGCGAGGGGATCGCGAACGGAACCCTCGTCGCCGACGAGCGGATGGGCGCCACCGTCGAATCCGTGCCCGACGTTCCTCTCGACGTCTCCGCCGAAGCCGATGAACTGCACCGCACCTTCGCACGCGCCTACGCGGCGAAGGAGAGCGCAGACGCCGCCGAGCTCACCGAGTTACTGCGTCGCACCGAGGTGTTCGACCGCACACAGGCGCTCGAGGAGCAGCTGCGACAGGCGCGGGAACAGGTCGCGACGCTCGAAGGTCTCGTCGACCGGTTCTCCGCACGCCGCATCGTCCGCACTGCCGACGCCCTCTCCGCCGCGTCGGCGAGTGTCAGGCGGGCCGTCGGCGCCCGCGCCGCCCGGAGGATCGCCGAGGCCGAGGAGGCGCGCCGGCGCCAGCGGGACGACGAACGGTTCACCCGGATGCGTTCGCTGCTCTCCGACCGGATCAGCCCGGCCCTGGTGCGCGGTGAGGTCTCGAACGACGCGCTTCCGATCATGATGTGCCTCTGGAACCGCCCCGAGCGCATCCAGGCGATTCTCGACATGCTCTCCCGCCAGAGCTCCCCCACGCCGGTGCGGCTGATCCTCTGGAACAACGACCCGCGGAATCAGGAGCTGTATGAGCGGGTCATCGCCGAGCATTCGCTCGGCTCGCTCGCCTCTGTCGAGCTCTATGCCAGCCCGCACAATATCGGTGGCATCGGACGTTTCGTCGTCGCCCGTTACCTCTGGGAGGACGGCGTGCGCGGCCCGTTCATCATGCTCGACGACGATCAGGATGTGACCGCCGAGTTCACGAGAGAGATGACCGACGCGTACAGCCCGCGACGAGTGGCGGCCTGGTGGGCGTTCCGCAACCACGGCAGCTACTGGAATCGCTCGGAGATCGATCCGAACGAGCCCGCCGATCACGCCGGCACGGGCGGCACGGTGATCGACATCGACCTCGTCGACGATCTCGCCTTCTTCGGCATCGACCCGCGCTACCTCATGCTCGAGGACCAGTGGATGACCCACGTCGCCGCGAAACGGAACTGGGATGTCCGCAAGGCCAAGGTCGCCATCGACCAGGTGATGGACCTCGAAGAGAACAACCAGTACCACGCCCTCCTGCCGCTCAAGGACGAGTTCTACGCTTTCCTCCACGGTCAGGTGTAG
- a CDS encoding glycosyltransferase family 2 protein, translated as MAPSLLVVTVTYNSSSAIGSFLSSLATAVSSPFSTIIVDNASADVEATRAIVSATDARLIALDENGGYGAGITAGIDAFGPSPDYILVVNPDVHFAEHSIDTLLEIAEQYPDAGSVGPRILDPDDTVYPSARNLPSLRTGIGHAVFSRAWPNNPWTRRYRRSDSTGDTLRDAGWLSGACLLVRSEAYNEIGGFDPSFFMYFEDVDLGARLGRAGWRNLYAPQASVVHTGAHSTSQNAGAMERVHHESAYRFLSRKYTGWYLAPLRLAIRFALAVRVWWRSR; from the coding sequence ATGGCACCGTCATTGCTCGTCGTGACGGTCACGTACAATTCCAGTTCTGCCATCGGCTCGTTCCTCTCTTCTTTGGCCACGGCCGTCTCCTCCCCGTTCTCGACGATCATCGTCGACAACGCCTCGGCCGATGTCGAAGCGACCCGCGCGATCGTGTCGGCGACGGATGCGCGGCTGATCGCGCTCGATGAGAACGGCGGGTATGGCGCCGGGATCACCGCCGGCATCGATGCCTTCGGGCCATCGCCGGACTACATCCTGGTCGTCAACCCGGATGTGCACTTCGCGGAGCACTCGATCGACACCCTTCTCGAGATCGCCGAGCAGTACCCCGATGCCGGCTCGGTCGGGCCGCGCATCCTCGACCCCGACGACACCGTGTACCCCTCGGCGCGCAACCTCCCTTCCCTCCGCACCGGCATCGGCCACGCCGTCTTCTCGCGCGCGTGGCCGAACAACCCGTGGACCCGGCGCTACCGCCGGTCGGACTCCACAGGCGACACCCTCCGCGACGCGGGCTGGCTCTCCGGGGCCTGCCTCCTCGTGCGATCCGAGGCCTACAACGAGATCGGCGGGTTCGATCCCTCGTTCTTCATGTACTTCGAGGATGTCGATCTCGGCGCCAGGCTCGGCCGCGCCGGATGGCGCAACCTCTACGCCCCGCAGGCTTCCGTTGTCCACACGGGCGCGCATTCGACCTCGCAGAATGCCGGTGCGATGGAGAGAGTGCACCATGAGAGCGCCTACCGCTTCCTCTCCCGCAAGTACACCGGGTGGTATCTCGCCCCGCTCCGATTGGCGATCCGGTTCGCTCTGGCCGTACGCGTGTGGTGGCGCAGCCGCTGA